One segment of Phragmites australis chromosome 13, lpPhrAust1.1, whole genome shotgun sequence DNA contains the following:
- the LOC133889412 gene encoding mitochondrial fission protein ELM1-like — protein sequence MQPIRLPEPELPGGATPEIFAAGSSAAVVRRAVVIGNGCAGAESQCLGLLCALGLANRLTLYRATRPTGGINKWLNFLPISFHKLVDQFLRQVFSDTRFAAVVQGKKLAQYPVHNSQSFGLSSVLEADSQRIVTMVRGTFEKDGPALVVACGRDTISYASSIRRLAPDNVFVIQIQHPRFCLDRFDLVVTPCHDYYALTAKGQQEVPRLLRRWITPQEPPGSNVVFLTAGALHQADSAALRFAATDWHAELAPLPKPLVVVNIGGPTRNCKYDLDLAKQLVNSLHNVLKTCGSVRISFSRRTPRKVSNLILKEFSTHLKIYIWDGEEPNPHLGHLAWADAFIITADSISMLSEACSTGKPVYVIGTEQCRWKFSDFHNRLHERGAVRPFTGLEDMSHSWSYPPLNDAVDVAARVREVLAKRGWTVG from the exons ATGCAGCCCATACGGCTGCCAGAGCCGGAGCTGCCGGGCGGGGCCACGCCGGAGATCttcgccgcaggcagcagcgcAGCGGTGGTGCGCCGCGCCGTCGTCATCGGCAACGGCTGTGCCGGCGCTGAGAGCCAGTGCCTCGGACTCCTCTGCGCGCTCGGCCTCGCCAACCGCCTCACGCTCTAC CGTGCTACGAGGCCAACAGGAGGAATCAACAAGTGGCTGAACTTTCTCCCAATCTCCTTTCATAAATTAGTGGACCAATTTCTCAGACAGGTATTTTCTGATACGAGGTTTGCCGCAGTGgttcaaggaaaaaaattggCACAGTATCCTGTGCATAACAGTCAATCATTTGGATTGTCTTCTGTACTGGAAGCAGATTCACAAAGAATAGTGACCATGGTTCGTGGTACCTTTGAGAA GGATGGTCCAGCGCTGGTTGTTGCTTGTGGCCGAGATACCATATCATATGCAAGTTCCATAAGGCGTTTAGCTCCAGATAATGTATTTGTCATTCAG ATACAACATCCTAGGTTCTGCCTTGATAGGTTTGATTTAGTCGTGACTCCTTGTCATGATTACTACGCTTTAACTGCAAAGGGACAACAGGAAGTTCCACGCCTTCTCCGAAGATGGATTACTCCACAAGAACCACCTGGTTCAAATGTGGTAT TCCTGACTGCTGGCGCACTACACCAAGCAGATTCTGCTGCATTACGCTTTGCTGCTACAGACTGGCATGCTGAACTTGCTCCTTTGCCAAAGCCATTAGTAGTAGTAAACATTGGAGGACCAACAA GAAACTGTAAATATGATCTCGACCTTGCCAAGCAGCTGGTAAACTCACTACACAATGTTTTGAAGACATGTGGAAGTGTTAGAATTTCATTTTCTAGGAGAACACCACGAAAG GTGTCTAATCTTATATTGAAAGAGTTCAGTACACATCTTAAGATTTATATTTGGGACGGTGAAG AACCTAACCCGCACTTGGGCCATCTTGCATGGGCTGATGCTTTCATCATAACAGCAGATTCTATAAGCATGCTAAGCGAGGCGTGCAGCACTGG GAAGCCTGTTTATGTTATTGGAACTGAGCAATGCAGGTGGAAATTCTCAGATTTTCACAACCGTCTACATGAGCGTGGGGCTGTCCGCCCTTTCACTGGATTGGAAGAT ATGTCACATAGCTGGAGCTACCCTCCCCTGAACGATGCTGTTGACGTGGCTGCACGGGTTCGTGAGGTTCTTGCAAAACGTGGATGGACGGTGGGCTAA